Proteins from a genomic interval of Stenotrophomonas sp. 24(2023):
- the fmt gene encoding methionyl-tRNA formyltransferase, protein MRIVFAGTPEFAVSSLRAAARHHEVVAVYTQPDRPAGRGRGLAASPVKLEAVSRGIPVYQPESLKDAAAQQQLRDLQPDLMVVVAYGLILPRAVLDIPTHGCWNVHASLLPRWRGAAPIQRAIQAGDATTGVCLMQMEAGLDTGPVLLHQEVAIADTATGGQLHDTLAELGAQVLADGLGLLRAGIKPIARPQPAQGVTYAHKLDKAEAKLDWAQEAAGLARTVRAFNPWPVAEATLAGERVRIHGAVALDLAHGQAPGTVLAASREGIDIACGQGALRLRVLQREGGKAITAADYLNARRDLRVGA, encoded by the coding sequence ATGAGGATTGTCTTTGCCGGTACGCCGGAATTCGCGGTGTCGTCGCTGCGCGCAGCGGCACGCCACCATGAAGTGGTCGCCGTGTACACCCAGCCGGACCGACCGGCCGGCCGTGGCCGCGGCCTGGCCGCCTCGCCGGTCAAGCTCGAAGCGGTGTCCCGTGGCATCCCGGTGTACCAGCCCGAATCGCTCAAGGACGCGGCCGCCCAGCAGCAGCTGCGCGACCTGCAGCCGGACCTGATGGTGGTGGTGGCCTATGGGCTGATCCTGCCGCGTGCCGTGCTGGACATTCCCACCCATGGCTGCTGGAACGTGCATGCCTCGCTGCTGCCGCGCTGGCGCGGCGCCGCACCGATCCAGCGTGCGATCCAGGCCGGCGATGCCACCACCGGCGTGTGCCTGATGCAGATGGAAGCCGGCCTGGATACCGGTCCGGTGCTGCTGCACCAGGAAGTGGCCATTGCCGACACCGCCACTGGTGGCCAGCTGCACGACACGCTGGCCGAACTGGGCGCACAGGTGCTGGCCGATGGCCTGGGCCTGCTGCGGGCCGGCATCAAGCCGATCGCACGGCCGCAGCCGGCGCAGGGCGTGACCTACGCGCACAAGCTGGACAAGGCCGAGGCGAAGCTGGACTGGGCGCAGGAGGCGGCCGGGCTGGCGCGTACCGTGCGTGCGTTCAACCCGTGGCCGGTCGCCGAAGCCACCCTGGCCGGCGAACGCGTGCGCATCCACGGTGCCGTGGCGCTGGACCTGGCCCACGGCCAGGCACCGGGCACGGTCCTGGCGGCCAGCCGCGAGGGCATCGACATCGCCTGCGGGCAGGGCGCACTGCGCCTGCGCGTGCTGCAGCGTGAGGGCGGCAAGGCGATCACCGCGGCCGACTACCTCAATGCCCGCCGCGACCTGCGCGTGGGGGCCTGA
- a CDS encoding O-antigen ligase family protein yields MTTTDGGSAGYYLLVLLAVLLLALPRAPGLPVLDTAHRRAYLGLGIAAGVLLLGVMVSLLVHGLWKGSEVEKGARLLTVVGLLLAALRVPRPVLARALLGTLPAVWCAAATVGWLVLSTGGRPATAQFNAVTYGDLTLLFSVICFFSLGMQLTPWRRTETVLKVITCVLGVGAFLLTQTRGGLLAIPCFVLIGILVQGRRMNLYKWAGALVLLAGIGALVAQDSSLRQRIDAGVSEYSDCQPTHLADTSVCIRLQLWNAALHMYRSEPWVGVGGGDRFRQELEALASQQKVSEMVARDFGEAHNDLLYFMATYGVLGGLGLVLTYLAPALLFAPRLWRGSPAQRLFAGAGMAMCVGFAVFGITEMMLRDMRTASFYAAWIGLFLALSHRRAEDAADQPPASAAR; encoded by the coding sequence ATGACCACCACCGACGGTGGCAGTGCGGGCTACTACCTGCTGGTGCTGCTGGCCGTGCTGCTGCTGGCGCTGCCGCGCGCGCCGGGCCTGCCGGTGCTCGATACCGCCCATCGCCGTGCCTACCTGGGCCTGGGTATCGCCGCGGGCGTGCTGTTGCTGGGGGTGATGGTCAGCCTGCTGGTGCACGGGCTGTGGAAAGGGTCGGAAGTGGAGAAGGGGGCCCGCCTGCTGACCGTGGTCGGCCTGCTGCTGGCGGCGCTGCGCGTGCCGCGTCCGGTGCTGGCGCGGGCCCTGCTGGGCACGCTGCCAGCGGTGTGGTGCGCGGCCGCCACCGTGGGCTGGCTGGTGCTGTCCACCGGCGGCCGCCCGGCCACGGCGCAGTTCAACGCGGTGACCTATGGCGACCTGACCCTGCTGTTCTCGGTCATCTGCTTCTTCTCGCTGGGCATGCAGCTCACCCCGTGGCGGCGTACCGAAACCGTGCTCAAGGTCATCACCTGCGTGCTGGGCGTGGGGGCCTTCCTGCTGACCCAGACCCGCGGCGGGCTGCTGGCCATTCCCTGCTTCGTGCTGATCGGCATCCTGGTGCAGGGCCGGCGCATGAACCTGTACAAGTGGGCCGGTGCGCTGGTGCTGCTGGCGGGCATCGGCGCGCTGGTGGCGCAGGACAGTTCGCTGCGCCAGCGCATCGATGCCGGCGTGAGCGAGTACAGCGACTGCCAGCCCACCCATCTGGCCGATACCTCGGTGTGCATCCGCCTGCAGCTGTGGAACGCGGCCCTGCACATGTACCGCAGCGAGCCCTGGGTGGGCGTGGGCGGGGGCGACCGCTTCCGCCAGGAGCTGGAGGCGCTGGCCAGCCAGCAGAAGGTGTCGGAAATGGTGGCGCGCGACTTCGGCGAAGCCCACAACGACCTGCTGTACTTCATGGCCACCTATGGTGTGCTGGGCGGGCTGGGCCTGGTGCTGACCTACCTGGCGCCGGCCCTGCTGTTCGCGCCGCGGCTGTGGCGTGGCAGCCCTGCCCAGCGCCTGTTTGCCGGGGCCGGCATGGCCATGTGCGTGGGCTTTGCGGTGTTCGGCATCACCGAGATGATGCTGCGTGACATGCGCACCGCCTCGTTCTATGCCGCGTGGATCGGCCTGTTCCTGGCACTGTCGCACCGCCGCGCCGAGGATGCTGCCGATCAGCCCCCGGCCAGCGCTGCGCGGTAA
- the rsmB gene encoding 16S rRNA (cytosine(967)-C(5))-methyltransferase RsmB: MAAPASSRPAQAPGVPTRLLATRVLAQVLGRGRSLKAELSAALPRLADGRDRALLEALCFAVLRRRNAYDAALAQWMQKPLAARDADLRALLMVGFAQLDVLALPPHAALSATVDAARALGRERQAGLVNAILRRAQREGFPEQPPRAAFPAWLAQRIVQDWPGQAEAVFSASLQPAPLWLRVNRQQGSREQALQALAAAGIAAEASPIGSDALRLDEAVAVNQLPGFSDGALSVQDLSAQRVADALAPAAGARVLDACAAPGGKSAHLLERDPTLRLLALDIDPRRMQRISDTFARTGVGQAAQVRAADAGHPASWWDGTAFDAVLLDAPCSATGIIRRQPDVLLHRRAEDIDALVATQARLLDACWSVLRPGGVLVYATCSILSAENAAQVQAFLQRQADAQLQPLDAGFGHDVGAGHQRLPGEDGADGFFYARLLKTG, translated from the coding sequence GTGGCTGCACCCGCTTCTTCCCGCCCGGCGCAGGCCCCGGGCGTTCCGACCCGCCTGCTGGCCACCCGCGTGCTGGCCCAGGTGCTGGGCCGCGGCCGTTCGCTGAAGGCCGAACTGTCCGCGGCGCTGCCGCGGCTGGCCGATGGCCGTGACCGCGCGCTGCTTGAAGCCCTGTGTTTTGCCGTGCTGCGCCGGCGCAATGCCTACGATGCCGCGCTGGCGCAGTGGATGCAGAAGCCGCTGGCCGCGCGTGATGCCGACCTGCGGGCCCTGTTGATGGTCGGTTTCGCCCAGCTGGATGTGCTGGCGTTGCCGCCGCATGCCGCGTTGTCGGCCACGGTCGATGCCGCCCGCGCGCTGGGGCGCGAGCGCCAGGCCGGGCTGGTCAACGCCATCCTGCGCCGCGCGCAGCGTGAAGGCTTCCCCGAGCAGCCGCCGCGTGCAGCGTTCCCTGCCTGGCTGGCGCAGCGCATCGTGCAGGACTGGCCCGGACAGGCCGAGGCGGTGTTCAGTGCCAGCCTGCAGCCGGCCCCGCTGTGGCTGCGGGTGAACCGCCAGCAGGGCAGCCGCGAACAGGCCCTGCAGGCGCTGGCGGCCGCCGGCATTGCCGCCGAGGCATCGCCGATCGGCAGCGACGCCCTGCGCCTGGACGAGGCGGTGGCGGTGAACCAGCTGCCGGGTTTCAGCGATGGCGCGCTGTCGGTGCAGGACCTGTCGGCGCAGCGCGTGGCCGATGCGCTGGCGCCGGCCGCCGGAGCGCGTGTGCTTGATGCCTGCGCCGCACCGGGCGGCAAATCCGCGCACCTGCTCGAGCGCGACCCGACCCTGCGCCTGCTGGCGCTGGACATCGACCCACGCCGCATGCAGCGCATCAGTGACACCTTCGCCCGTACCGGCGTGGGCCAGGCGGCACAGGTGCGTGCGGCCGATGCCGGCCATCCTGCCAGCTGGTGGGATGGCACGGCGTTCGATGCGGTCCTGCTGGATGCGCCCTGTTCGGCCACCGGCATCATCCGCCGCCAGCCCGATGTGCTGCTGCACCGGCGTGCAGAGGACATCGACGCGCTGGTGGCCACGCAGGCGCGCCTGCTCGATGCCTGCTGGAGCGTGCTGCGCCCCGGTGGCGTGCTGGTCTATGCGACCTGCTCGATCCTGTCCGCGGAAAACGCAGCCCAGGTGCAGGCGTTCCTGCAGCGCCAGGCCGATGCGCAGCTGCAACCGCTTGATGCGGGCTTCGGCCACGATGTCGGGGCGGGCCATCAGCGCCTGCCGGGTGAAGACGGCGCCGACGGGTTCTTCTACGCGCGCCTGCTGAAAACCGGCTGA
- a CDS encoding glycosyltransferase — MRILYTNFHEGDGGGHTTYIVSLARALGARHELHVASPADSRVLRTVAAEGTARPLQIAFGSGLATFAQQRRDIGTLRALVRDRGIDLVHANGARDHRFVMQALSGLRNRPKIVFTKHNSKSSSSLGNAWRARFGTDRVIAVSAHTRRLLLDTPYRRLPIDVIRNGVDLQHFAPGHAAQGRELRAGWTQDPAALVLVSNAGTDDHKGWIDLARAIARLPPALRTRVHMAIAGRDPEPHLMAEVQALGVAAQVHHAGLLADPRPFIAAGDAGFVLSYDVETISFACREMMAMGLPVMVSDYAGLPENITPGEDGWVVPVRDVAAIAAQVQALLHERDALHARGIAARAHAERAFSVQDFAEATDASYRAALAGG, encoded by the coding sequence ATGCGAATCCTCTATACCAATTTCCACGAAGGCGATGGCGGCGGCCATACCACCTACATCGTCTCGCTGGCCCGCGCGCTGGGCGCCCGGCATGAACTGCACGTGGCCAGCCCGGCCGACAGCCGCGTGCTGCGCACGGTGGCGGCCGAGGGCACGGCCCGTCCGCTGCAGATCGCTTTCGGCAGCGGGCTGGCCACGTTCGCACAGCAGCGCCGCGACATCGGCACGCTGCGTGCGCTCGTGCGCGACCGGGGCATCGACCTGGTGCATGCCAACGGTGCGCGCGACCATCGCTTCGTGATGCAGGCCCTGTCCGGCCTGCGCAACCGCCCGAAGATCGTCTTCACCAAGCACAACAGCAAATCCAGCAGCAGCCTGGGCAATGCCTGGCGCGCGCGCTTCGGTACCGACCGGGTGATCGCGGTATCGGCGCACACCCGTCGGCTGCTGCTCGATACGCCTTACCGCCGCCTGCCGATCGATGTCATCCGCAATGGCGTGGACCTGCAGCACTTCGCCCCGGGGCATGCCGCGCAGGGCCGTGAACTGCGTGCCGGCTGGACGCAGGACCCCGCTGCGCTGGTGCTGGTCAGCAATGCCGGCACCGATGACCACAAGGGCTGGATCGACCTGGCGCGTGCCATCGCCCGCCTGCCCCCTGCGCTGCGCACGCGCGTGCACATGGCCATCGCCGGGCGTGATCCGGAACCGCACCTGATGGCCGAGGTCCAGGCCCTGGGCGTGGCCGCACAGGTGCACCACGCCGGCCTGCTGGCCGACCCGCGGCCGTTCATCGCCGCCGGCGATGCCGGCTTCGTGCTGTCCTACGATGTGGAAACCATTTCCTTCGCGTGCCGCGAAATGATGGCCATGGGGCTGCCGGTGATGGTCAGCGATTACGCCGGCCTGCCGGAAAACATCACCCCCGGCGAAGATGGCTGGGTCGTGCCGGTGCGCGACGTGGCGGCCATCGCCGCCCAGGTGCAGGCCCTGCTGCACGAACGCGATGCGCTGCATGCGCGTGGCATCGCGGCCCGCGCCCACGCCGAACGTGCGTTCAGCGTGCAGGACTTTGCCGAGGCGACCGACGCCAGTTACCGCGCAGCGCTGGCCGGGGGCTGA